The genomic DNA TCTCGACCTCGGCGCGCAGCGCCTCGAACGCGGCGACGAACTCGCGGACCCGGGCCGCCTCCTGACTCATCGAGGTCTCCTCTCCCCGCCGCCCTTATTCCAGCAATTATCGAGGACCCGTCAAGCCGCGCGTCGGTCACCGTGTCCGGCGCCCGCCTTGCTCTCATACTACTCGATCCGGGCGACGAAGCATGACCAATCGGCGCGCGCGCGCGCTCCGGCACGGCCTGCTCGTTCGAGCGGCAGGCGACCGCCGCAGTCACCGCTATAGATGTCGCGCCGACCCCCCGGCGTTTCGCCGGCGGACGCGACGGCGCTCAGGCGGAGACGCGCACGAGGCGCCGGTAGACGTCGAGGTAGCCGTCCACCTCCCGCGCGGGCGGGTAGCTCCGCTCGACCCGCAGGCGCCCGGCGGCGCCGAGCCGCGCGCGGAGGGCGGGATCCGCGATGAGGCGCTCCGCCTGGCGCTCGAGCTCGGCCTCGTCGCGGAAGAGAAGGCCGGTGACGCCGTCCTCGATCAGCGAGCGGTTGCCCTCGATGTCGGCCGCGAGCGCCGCCCGGCCGAGCGCCAGCGCCTCGAGCACCGAGTTGGCCATGCCGCCCTCCGAGATCGAGCAGTTCAGCACGACGTCGGCGCGGGCGAGGAGCGACGCCATCTGCGCGTGCGGCACCGCGCCGAGGTGGCGCGCCCACGGCCGCTCCGCCAGCGCGCGGAGGAGCGCGTCGCCCTCGTCCCGGTCGAGGACGGGGCCCGCGTAGAGCAGCCGCACCTCGGGGCGGCGCGCGGCGAGGCGCCCGAGCGGGCCCAGCGGCAGGAGCGGCCGCTTCACGGGGCGGATCCCCGCCGGGAAGAGGAACAGCGCCGCGTCCGGCGGGAGCGCGACGCGCGCGTCGAGGTCGAACGCGCCGCCGGGCTCGAAGCGCGCACCCTGGGGAACGACGACGAGGCGCCCGCGCAGGTCGGGCAGGGCGCCGGCGACGCGGTCCGCGATCGAAGCGTGGAAGACGGTCACGCGCGACGCGCCCTCGAGGACGTGCCGGACGACCGCGGCGCGCTCGACGTCGAAGAGGTCGTGGTTCGCGTCGGTCCCCGTGAGCGTGACGACGAGCGGCAGCTCGGCCCGGCGCGCGAGCCTGAGCGCGAGCGGCCCCGTGCGGTAGGCGTGGAAGGCGTGCACCAGGCTCGGCGCGTACGCCTCCACCTCCCCCTCGACGCGCGCCTCCGGCTCCACGGAGAGGTCCCAGACGGCGAGCTCGACCGAGCGCTCGCGGAGGCCCCGCGCGATGCGCGCCACCGTGACGGCGTTCCCGCGGACGGAGGGGTGCGCGAAGGGCGTCAGGAGCGCGACCCGCGGCGACATGCGCCCGAGCATACGAGGATTGGCGCGATGCGTCCAGCGGCGCCGGAATC from Candidatus Methylomirabilota bacterium includes the following:
- a CDS encoding glycosyltransferase, which gives rise to MSPRVALLTPFAHPSVRGNAVTVARIARGLRERSVELAVWDLSVEPEARVEGEVEAYAPSLVHAFHAYRTGPLALRLARRAELPLVVTLTGTDANHDLFDVERAAVVRHVLEGASRVTVFHASIADRVAGALPDLRGRLVVVPQGARFEPGGAFDLDARVALPPDAALFLFPAGIRPVKRPLLPLGPLGRLAARRPEVRLLYAGPVLDRDEGDALLRALAERPWARHLGAVPHAQMASLLARADVVLNCSISEGGMANSVLEALALGRAALAADIEGNRSLIEDGVTGLLFRDEAELERQAERLIADPALRARLGAAGRLRVERSYPPAREVDGYLDVYRRLVRVSA